The Montipora foliosa isolate CH-2021 chromosome 1, ASM3666993v2, whole genome shotgun sequence genome has a window encoding:
- the LOC137974291 gene encoding doublesex- and mab-3-related transcription factor 1-like, which yields MEDSSLEKLVGMKKERKPSCTLCSNHGVRSNLKGHKHHCPFLNCHCERCVKGRKKRDIMKQQVRLRRKQMKDFGNRTFCATPSEPQADISSSTFAKTEETLVKEDGSVLDETRENFPKTSGRSLMQSVSNIMHSPYSVPRRQSFNCSPYVSTPFQTVWTTCDGRIFHYNNWPEQGLSPYSVEPQASQVFSVSDNSAFVKYCNLPSRMADHSMISFKYGRPSSDEAAAVLASFGNSEHGIRNR from the exons ATGGAGGATTCCTCTCTTGAGAAGCTGGTGGGAATGAAAAAGGAACGCAAACCTTCATGTACTCTTTGCAGTAATCATGGTGTACGTTCGAACCTCAAAGGCCATAAACATCACTGCCCTTTCTTGAACTGCCATTGCGAACGGTGTGTAAAGGGACGCAAGAAAAGAGACATCATGAAACAGCAAGTTCGTCTTCGTAGAAAACAGATGAAAGACTTTGGAAACCGAACTTTCTGTGCTACGCCTTCGGAGCcgcaag CGGACATCTCCTCTTCTACATTTGCTAAAACTGAAGAAACTCTCGTCAAGGAAGACGGAAGCGTTTTGGATGAAACCAGGGAAAATTTTCCCAAAACTAGCGGGCGCAGTTTGATGCAGAGCGTGTCTAACATCATGCATTCACCGTACAGCGTCCCTCGGCGACAATCATTTAACTGCAGTCCTTATGTGTCAACTCCTTTCCAAACCGTGTGGACCACTTGTGATGGCCGAATTTTTCATTACAACAACTGGCCGGAACAAGGTCTGTCGCCGTATTCTGTGGAGCCGCAGGCCAGCCAAGTGTTTTCGGTATCAGATAACAGCGCTTTTGTCAAGTACTGCAATCTACCTTCAAGAATGGCAGACCATAGTATGATTTCGTTTAAGTATGGCCGTCCTTCGTCTGATGAAGCTGCTGCCGTTTTGGCATCTTTTGGAAATTCAGAGCATGGCATAAGAAATCGGTGA